One Ignavibacteria bacterium genomic window carries:
- a CDS encoding quinone-dependent dihydroorotate dehydrogenase yields MYKLLIRPIFFLFDSEKIHNFTLFIISRFTFLYPVFKLIYSPSKNCSLQIANCTFKSPLGLAAGFDKNGVALRFWDAVGFSYVEVGTVTPLGQPGNPKPRIFRLKKEKALINRLGFNNKGADEIRKNILEAKPKLKNGLVVGVNIGKNKHTSIINAVTDYKICFEKLFDAADYFTVNISSPNTKSLRDLHNKEYLDNLLAEIQNLNLQLAAKHGVHPKNIFLKISPDLESEEVEEVYDFVCKHNFTGIIATNTTVSRSNLGQKSDEQGGLSGKPLKPIADKILHMLNELNLKNQNKKLILIGVGGVFSKQDFEDKTKNGASLVQVYTGFIYEGPGIIKKILR; encoded by the coding sequence TTGTATAAACTTCTAATCCGTCCCATCTTTTTTCTTTTCGATTCCGAAAAAATTCATAATTTCACGCTATTTATAATTTCACGGTTTACGTTTCTCTATCCAGTTTTCAAATTAATATATTCTCCTTCTAAAAATTGTTCATTGCAAATTGCAAATTGCACATTCAAAAGCCCTCTCGGGCTTGCGGCAGGTTTTGATAAAAACGGAGTTGCGTTGAGGTTTTGGGATGCAGTTGGCTTTTCTTATGTTGAAGTCGGAACTGTTACACCTCTGGGGCAGCCGGGAAATCCGAAGCCGAGGATTTTCCGTCTTAAAAAAGAAAAAGCGTTGATAAATCGTCTTGGTTTTAATAATAAAGGCGCAGACGAAATCAGAAAAAATATTCTTGAAGCAAAACCAAAACTAAAAAATGGTTTGGTTGTCGGGGTGAATATCGGGAAAAATAAACATACCTCCATTATTAATGCGGTGACTGACTACAAAATTTGTTTCGAAAAACTTTTCGATGCCGCAGATTATTTTACTGTAAACATTTCCTCACCTAATACAAAATCTCTTCGTGACCTTCACAATAAAGAATATCTCGATAATCTTTTAGCTGAAATTCAGAATTTGAATTTACAGCTTGCTGCTAAACATGGAGTTCATCCTAAAAATATTTTTTTAAAAATTTCCCCTGATTTGGAAAGCGAAGAAGTTGAGGAAGTTTATGATTTTGTTTGTAAGCATAATTTTACCGGTATAATAGCCACAAATACAACGGTTTCACGTTCAAATCTTGGACAAAAATCTGATGAACAAGGTGGATTAAGCGGAAAACCGCTAAAACCGATAGCTGATAAAATTTTGCATATGTTAAATGAATTAAATTTAAAAAATCAAAATAAGAAGTTAATTTTAATTGGTGTTGGAGGTGTGTTCTCAAAACAGGATTTTGAGGATAAGACCAAAAACGGTGCCTCGCTTGTTCAGGTTTATACGGGCTTCATTTACGAAGGTCCTGGTATAATAAAAAAGATTCTAAGATGA
- a CDS encoding rhomboid family intramembrane serine protease, protein MTSIADSPVTITLIFANAAISMWAFYSNPIYYEKLAERPYEIVYEKKFYQMFTSAFLHADYFHLFFNMYALYIFGTILEPFWNEEFGFATGSLIFAAVYFISLLFSSLLTVLLHYKDRNYAAVGASGAVEGIVFAFVVYAPFSTLAFFFIPMPAWLFALLYLGFTIYGVRTRLGNIGHAAHLGGAIAGFFFTLFCIPGAMDYFLSNF, encoded by the coding sequence ATGACTTCAATTGCTGATTCACCTGTAACAATTACGTTAATTTTTGCAAATGCTGCAATTTCAATGTGGGCTTTTTATTCCAATCCCATTTATTATGAGAAACTTGCAGAAAGGCCTTATGAAATTGTTTATGAGAAAAAATTCTATCAGATGTTTACGTCTGCATTTCTTCATGCAGATTACTTTCATTTGTTTTTTAATATGTATGCTTTATATATATTTGGAACAATACTTGAACCATTCTGGAATGAAGAATTTGGTTTTGCAACAGGAAGCTTAATATTTGCTGCGGTTTATTTCATCAGCTTATTGTTTAGTTCGCTTTTAACTGTTCTGCTTCATTATAAAGACAGAAACTACGCTGCAGTTGGTGCATCTGGCGCAGTTGAAGGAATAGTATTTGCTTTTGTTGTTTATGCTCCTTTTTCCACATTGGCTTTCTTTTTTATTCCTATGCCTGCCTGGCTTTTTGCATTACTGTATTTAGGTTTTACAATATATGGAGTAAGAACCCGTCTTGGAAATATAGGTCATGCGGCTCATCTTGGAGGTGCAATTGCTGGTTTTTTCTTTACACTTTTTTGTATTCCCGGGGCAATGGATTATTTTTTAAGTAATTTTTAA
- a CDS encoding Re/Si-specific NAD(P)(+) transhydrogenase subunit alpha yields the protein MILSVLKEENDNRVALIPEHVQQFAKLGAELWIENSAGDRAFFFDDDYKNAGALIKSKDEILKSSDIILKVNAPVVDNISSIKQNLIFIGILRPFQNKSLTEFFASKNITSFSLELMPRITRAQIMDVLSSQANIAGYKAVLIAADNLPRYFPMLTTAAGSIPPAKVLIIGAGVAGLQAIATAKRLGAVVEVFDTRSAVEEEVKSLGAKFIKIEGAKEDKAAGGYAVEQSEDFLKRQSEAVHNSAIKSDAVITTAQIPNKKAPILIYKNTIEKMKKGSVIVDLASSTGGNTELTENNKTININGVTIIGNSNLASLVPSDASKLLSKNIFNFMKLFLKDGQINLDFNDVIIQQTCVTANGEVKI from the coding sequence ATGATTCTTTCCGTTTTAAAAGAAGAAAACGATAACCGCGTGGCTCTTATTCCCGAGCATGTGCAGCAATTTGCAAAGCTTGGTGCGGAACTATGGATTGAAAATTCCGCAGGCGACCGCGCATTTTTCTTTGATGATGATTACAAAAACGCAGGAGCATTAATAAAATCGAAAGATGAAATTTTAAAATCTTCGGATATAATCCTGAAAGTGAATGCTCCCGTTGTTGATAATATTTCTTCAATAAAACAGAATTTAATCTTCATAGGAATTTTAAGGCCGTTTCAGAATAAATCACTTACGGAATTTTTTGCATCAAAAAACATAACATCATTTTCTCTTGAGCTAATGCCGCGCATAACCCGCGCGCAGATTATGGATGTGCTTTCATCTCAGGCAAATATTGCGGGATACAAAGCAGTGCTGATTGCTGCGGATAATCTGCCGAGATATTTCCCTATGCTCACGACTGCCGCAGGGAGCATTCCTCCGGCAAAAGTTCTTATTATCGGTGCAGGCGTCGCAGGGCTTCAGGCAATTGCAACTGCAAAGCGTTTGGGAGCAGTAGTTGAGGTGTTTGATACCCGGTCGGCTGTTGAAGAAGAAGTGAAAAGCTTGGGAGCAAAGTTCATAAAAATCGAAGGCGCAAAAGAAGATAAAGCTGCCGGTGGTTATGCAGTCGAGCAGTCAGAGGATTTTTTAAAACGCCAGAGTGAAGCAGTTCATAACAGTGCAATAAAATCGGATGCGGTAATTACAACCGCTCAGATCCCCAACAAGAAAGCACCGATATTAATTTACAAAAACACAATCGAGAAAATGAAAAAGGGAAGCGTTATCGTTGATCTTGCTTCATCGACAGGAGGAAATACTGAACTGACTGAAAACAATAAAACAATCAATATTAACGGTGTGACAATAATAGGAAATTCAAATCTTGCATCTCTTGTGCCGTCGGATGCGAGCAAGCTTTTAAGTAAAAACATTTTTAATTTTATGAAGCTGTTTTTAAAAGACGGACAGATAAATCTGGATTTTAATGATGTTATAATACAGCAGACTTGCGTAACCGCAAACGGTGAAGTAAAGATTTAG
- a CDS encoding NAD(P) transhydrogenase subunit alpha produces MEQLIQFLGENINSVYIIILSIFLGIEVISKVPSILHTPLMSGANAIHGVVIIGAIIVMGLADPNDILSLTLGFLAVIFGTLNVVGGFVVTDRMLEMFKKKK; encoded by the coding sequence ATGGAGCAGTTAATTCAATTTCTCGGCGAAAACATAAATTCAGTTTATATAATCATACTTTCTATTTTTCTCGGTATTGAAGTGATTTCAAAAGTGCCGTCAATTTTGCACACGCCGCTTATGTCGGGTGCAAATGCCATTCACGGCGTTGTAATTATCGGAGCAATAATTGTTATGGGACTTGCAGACCCGAATGATATTCTTTCGCTCACGCTGGGATTTCTTGCGGTGATTTTCGGGACGCTTAACGTTGTCGGCGGATTTGTCGTAACCGACCGCATGCTTGAGATGTTTAAGAAGAAAAAATAA
- a CDS encoding NAD(P)(+) transhydrogenase (Re/Si-specific) subunit beta, with translation MLNNILEISYLIASVTFILGLKMLGKPETARKGNLIAAGGMTLAIIATIFLYENNEGIRLGNYLWIFGGIIIGSIAGTIAARRVQMTAMPQMVSLFNGLGALCVAIISFLEYFHSYQFAAPVFNVKFLIILAGLVIGSVSFSGSMIAYGKLEGKIKDFHFPFNQVLNILILLVILVLLAIPVFGANHSLNILYAITILSLLYGLTFVFPIGGADMPVVISLLNSFTGIAAALGGFLYDNQVMLTGGILVGSSGTILTILMCKAMNRSLANVIVGSWKSQGGPSSAHKEVKGSIKEISVSDTAVLLAYSKSVVIVPGYGLAVAQAQHVTKELEALLEEKGVEVKYAIHPVAGRMPGHMNVLLAEADVPYDKLYEMEQINPEFVKTDVVLILGANDVVNPAALTDPSSPIYGMPILEVINAKNIIVNKRSMSAGYAGIDNELFYNDKTKMLFGDSKKILSELVSEVKGL, from the coding sequence ATTTTGAATAATATTCTTGAAATATCATACTTAATTGCCTCTGTAACTTTCATTCTCGGTTTAAAGATGCTTGGCAAGCCGGAAACTGCGCGCAAGGGCAACCTTATCGCGGCAGGCGGGATGACCCTCGCAATAATTGCAACGATATTTCTTTATGAAAACAATGAAGGTATCAGATTAGGGAATTATCTCTGGATTTTCGGCGGCATAATTATCGGTTCCATTGCCGGGACAATTGCTGCACGTCGTGTGCAGATGACCGCAATGCCGCAGATGGTATCGCTTTTCAACGGACTCGGCGCGCTTTGCGTGGCAATCATTTCTTTCTTGGAATATTTTCATTCTTATCAATTTGCTGCACCGGTATTCAACGTAAAATTTCTCATAATTCTTGCAGGACTTGTAATCGGTTCGGTTTCGTTTTCGGGAAGCATGATTGCTTACGGAAAGCTGGAAGGAAAAATTAAAGATTTTCATTTTCCGTTCAACCAGGTTCTGAATATTTTAATTCTTCTTGTGATTTTAGTTTTGCTTGCGATTCCCGTATTCGGAGCAAATCACTCGCTCAATATTTTATATGCCATAACAATTCTTTCGCTTTTATACGGATTAACTTTTGTTTTTCCAATCGGAGGTGCAGATATGCCGGTTGTAATTTCATTGCTTAATTCATTCACGGGCATTGCTGCCGCGCTCGGCGGATTCTTATATGATAACCAGGTGATGCTGACGGGCGGTATTCTTGTCGGCTCATCGGGAACAATACTCACGATTTTAATGTGCAAGGCGATGAACCGCTCCCTTGCAAACGTAATTGTCGGCTCGTGGAAATCACAGGGAGGACCTTCCTCAGCTCACAAAGAGGTTAAAGGAAGCATAAAAGAAATTTCCGTTTCCGATACGGCTGTTCTGCTTGCTTATTCAAAATCGGTTGTCATCGTTCCGGGTTACGGACTTGCCGTTGCTCAGGCGCAGCACGTAACCAAAGAGCTGGAGGCACTGCTTGAAGAGAAAGGCGTTGAGGTTAAATATGCAATTCATCCGGTTGCGGGAAGAATGCCGGGACACATGAACGTTCTGCTTGCAGAAGCCGACGTGCCTTATGACAAGCTATATGAAATGGAGCAGATAAACCCCGAATTTGTAAAAACCGATGTTGTCCTGATTTTAGGCGCAAACGATGTTGTTAATCCTGCCGCTCTCACCGACCCTTCCTCGCCGATTTACGGAATGCCGATTCTCGAAGTAATAAACGCAAAAAATATAATCGTCAATAAACGAAGCATGTCCGCAGGATATGCCGGCATTGATAACGAGCTCTTCTATAACGACAAAACCAAAATGCTCTTTGGTGATTCGAAAAAAATTTTGTCAGAGTTGGTAAGTGAAGTGAAGGGGTTGTAA
- a CDS encoding VOC family protein has protein sequence MDLKCQHISFNVSDIEAMKNFYVNTLGMELLDDKPNFFAARAGDVRFSFFGGANKRNNFDDNEVGTGFVLRTDNIQKVRDELVSKNVKMLNDIVTAPGFMKFITIEDPDNNIIHIGEYLADPLEKKI, from the coding sequence ATGGATTTGAAATGCCAGCATATAAGCTTTAATGTTTCGGATATCGAAGCAATGAAAAATTTTTACGTGAACACACTCGGAATGGAATTACTCGATGATAAACCGAATTTTTTTGCGGCACGCGCAGGTGATGTGAGGTTTTCATTCTTTGGCGGCGCAAACAAAAGAAATAATTTTGATGATAATGAAGTCGGAACGGGATTTGTTCTAAGAACAGATAATATTCAAAAAGTCAGAGATGAACTTGTGAGTAAAAATGTTAAAATGCTGAATGATATTGTTACTGCACCGGGATTTATGAAATTCATTACAATCGAAGATCCGGATAATAACATTATTCATATTGGTGAGTATCTGGCAGACCCGTTGGAAAAGAAGATATAG